In the Drosophila takahashii strain IR98-3 E-12201 chromosome 3R, DtakHiC1v2, whole genome shotgun sequence genome, one interval contains:
- the LOC108064418 gene encoding uncharacterized protein codes for MSPLLPLASLLILANLVAARPYSYDPRAEAPPTRLVNRIVVQSPSLDNLYMDYVVTSKPLNLRKYNKNGSKAKKTKKDSKIYYIPVPPLPFRHIPGIGLDYQPMKINPILPSQEAEKTTTNRPEVRPSTTTSRPDLDHRSPSKVLRVQHHKDYYFNGRPHRLQVAHAGKKSGLTALNLKSNFYYNKNIIY; via the coding sequence ATGTCGCCGCTGCTTCCGCTGGCATCTCTACTCATTTTGGCCAACCTGGTGGCAGCTCGACCCTATTCCTATGACCCAAGGGCAGAAGCGCCGCCTACGAGGTTAGTCAACCGGATTGTGGTGCAGTCCCCATCGCTGGACAACCTGTACATGGACTACGTGGTCACGTCCAAGCCGCTGAATCTGCGCAAGTACAACAAGAACGGCAGTAAGgcgaaaaaaacgaaaaaggattcgaaaatatattacataCCCGTACCCCCACTGCCCTTCCGCCACATACCCGGCATCGGTCTGGACTATCAGCCGATGAAAATCAATCCCATCCTCCCGTCCCAGGAGGCGGAGAAGACGACGACGAACAGGCCAGAGGTTCGTCCATCGACGACGACATCCAGGCCCGATCTGGACCATCGGAGTCCTAGTAAAGTACTCCGAGTGCAGCACCACAAGGATTACTACTTCAATGGACGCCCGCATCGACTGCAGGTGGCCCATGCCGGAAAAAAGTCCGGACTGACGGCCCTCAACCTCAAGTCCAACTTTTACTATaacaaaaacattatttattag
- the LOC108064548 gene encoding IQ motif and ubiquitin-like domain-containing protein has product MSVEERGPEYVCNVQLHVEPSERPKLPPGCPPPLDSRSTESEPQHSEECCVELENVTVKFRISESDILAQVYPNCMTLGEVKQDIARKFEVEPGWLVLRQDGRILCDSVPLNSTALDEFGIHEFQLELYREGKEDQNSKLDLDVYYDKHRLADFITVHIPGEDTQDGQSKNVVVEIENAAIVKPFLCGYRDKITGKEYLDAFTQTGPYFDKMKYRKYKTRDTQTWEQKEKTLNTAHEQSVQCHLDGINILYVSAANDFTIVPGKYQSFAQKERAERKLEKILLIQRNWRRWILWKYIHLRAKEYRRLVQNREQEDERYEKCVEQRVERHRVIKQFPRNKDDFDLLYAEVGRWKKAELKRITANYEGPARIAEVNILLDKEIQLLNGVERQRDLVYKAMEEFRNDQLLKEMGKPIEWIGYKDSKIHMDLLSTQRVRFLTEIYKDLRKPRNKEDRLVFIRQVMAVLTEETCYPNFPELFDLFEREKNLLLYAKSFDVEILRKRQTMLFFDLIKFQKGEPKQRTPSRMCIVCKKVKSYADFAIRTRQSHVDTCKHCYYLKLTATENTVYQSILRCIHRDERKRKCTTSFAFVMQPDDVRHIIDKIWHGHSALSKTENLSELRLPRWNKSDDWAPWNCICLTERETRDHYKIDDIEKVYDPKFILHIGNLHMLARSLFHTLAAVATEFQETGQWWKVGMNKQRSSKLEAV; this is encoded by the exons ATGAGCGTGGAGGAGCGTGGTCCGGAGTATGTGTGCAATGTACAGCTGCATGTGGAACCCAGCGAGCGGCCCAAGTTGCCACCGGGATGTCCTCCGCCTCTGGATTCCCGGAGCACCGAGTCGGAGCCGCAGCACTCGGAGGAATGCTGCGTGGAGCTGGAGAACGTGACGGTCAAGTTCAGGATCTCGGAGTCCGACATCCTGGCCCAGGTTTATCCCAACTGCATGACCCTGGGCGAGGTGAAGCAGGATATTGCTCGAAAGTTCGAGGTGGAACCGGGATGGCTGGTTCTCCGACAGGATGGTCGCATCCTCTGCGACTCCGTGCCCCTGAACTCCACCGCCCTGGATGAGTTCGGCATCCATGAGTTCCAGCTGGAGTTGTACCGAGAGGGTAAGGAGGATCAGAACTCCAAGCTGGATCTGGATGTCTACTACGA CAAACACCGTCTGGCGGACTTTATCACTGTCCACATCCCCGGTGAGGACACCCAGGATGGCCAGTCCAAGAACGTGGTGGTGGAGATCGAGAATGCGGCCATAGTCAAGCCCTTCCTGTGCGGCTACCGGGACAAGATTACCGGCAAGGAGTACCTGGATGCCTTCACCCAAACGGGACCGTACTTCGACAAGATGAAGTACAGGAAGTACAAGACGAGGGACACGCAAACCTGGGAGCAAAAGGAGAAGACGCTG AACACAGCCCATGAGCAGTCGGTGCAGTGCCATCTGGACGGCATCAATATCCTGTATGTTTCCGCAGCCAATGACTTCACCATTGTTCCTGGCAAGTACCAGTCCTTTGCCCAGAAGGAGCGGGCAGAGCGTAAGCTCGAGAAGATTTTGCTCATCCAGCGGAACTGGAGGCGATGGATTCTGTGGAAATATATCCATTTAAGGGCCAAGGAATACCG TCGCCTGGTCCAGAATCGCGAGCAGGAGGATGAGCGGTACGAGAAGTGCGTGGAGCAGCGCGTGGAGCGACATCGGGTGATTAAGCAGTTCCCCCGCAACAAGGACGACTTCGATCTGCTCTACGCGGAGGTGGGTCGCTGGAAGAAGGCGGAGCTGAAGCGGATCACGGCCAACTACGAGGGACCCGCTCGCATTGCCGAGGTGAACATCCTGCTGGACAAGGAGATCCAGCTGCTGAATGGCGTGGAGCGGCAGCGCGACCTCGTCTATAAGGCCATGGAGGAGTTCCGCAACGATCAGCTGCTGAAGGAGATGGGCAAACCGATCGAGTGGATCGGCTACAAGGACTCCAAGATCCACATGGATCTGCTGAGCACCCAGCGGGTGCGCTTCCTCACCGAGATCTACAAGGATCTGCGCAAGCCGCGCAACAAGGAGGACCGCTTGGTCTTCATCCGTCAAGTCATGGCCGTGCTCACCGAGGAGACTTGCTATCCCAACTTTCCCGAGCTCTTCGATCTCTTCGAACGCGAAAAGAACCTCCTGCTCTATGCCAAGTCCTTCGATGTGGAAATCTTGCGCAAACGCCAAACCATGCTCTTTTTCGATctgattaaatttcaaaaggGCGAGCCCAAGCAAA GAACTCCATCGCGCATGTGCATCGTGTGCAAGAAGGTCAAGAGCTATGCCGACTTTGCCATCAGGACCCGCCAGAGCCATGTGGACACCTGCAAGCACTGCTACTATCTAAAG CTTACGGCTACAGAGAACACGGTCTACCAGTCCATCCTGCGGTGCATCCATCGGGATGAGCGCAAACGCAAGTGCACCACATCCTTTGCCTTCGTAATGCAGCCAGATGATGTGCGTCACATCATAGACAAAATATGGCATGGCCACTCGGCGCTCAGCAAGACAGAGAATCTGAGTGAACTGAG ATTGCCGCGTTGGAACAAAAGCGATGACTGGGCTCCATGGAACTGCATTTGCCTGACCGAACGGGAGACGCGAGATCACTACAAGATCGATGACATCGAGAAGGTCTACGATCCCAAGTTCATTCTGCACATAGGAAATCTTCACATGCTGGCTCGCAGTCTGTTCCACACTTTGGCTGCCGTGGCCAC